The following proteins are co-located in the Ammospiza caudacuta isolate bAmmCau1 chromosome 20, bAmmCau1.pri, whole genome shotgun sequence genome:
- the MTMR4 gene encoding myotubularin-related protein 4 isoform X1, with the protein MVMQGEEGPPSLEYIQAKDLFPPKELIKEEESLQVPFTVLQGEGVEYLGHANDAVIAISNYRLHIKFKDSVINVPLRMMESVECRDMFQLHIICKDSKVIRCHFSTFKQCQEWLKRLTRAIARPAKPEDLFAFAYHAWCLGVCVDEEDQHAHLCRPGDHVRFRFEMELARMGFDLQNAWRVSDINNNYKLCSSYPQKLLVPVWITDKELENVASFRSWKRIPVVVYRHVRNGAVIARCSQPEISWWGWRNADDEYLVTSIAKACALNPGARAAGTAPQAGSSDGSEPCDADFDSSLTACSGVENAGTPQKLLILDARSYTAAVANRAKGGGCECEEYYPNCEVVFMGMANIHSIRNSFQYLRAVCSQVPDPSNWLSALESTKWLQHLSVMLKAAVLVSSAVDREGRPVLVHCSDGWDRTPQIVALAKILLDPYYRTMEGFQVLVESDWLDFGHKFGDRCGHQEKVEDQNEQCPVFLQWLDAVHQLLKQFPCLFEFNEAFLVKLVQHTYSCLYGTFLGNSPCEREMHNIYKRTCSVWSLLRAGNKNFHNLLYMPGSEQVLHPVCHVRALHLWTAVYLPASSPHPLGQEDMDIYMPPGSQSQDFSGRCLDRLPKTRSMDDLLSACDSSSPLTRTSSDPNLNNHCQEVRVGLEARHANTEGGEGAAVTTGEAQPREEEEEEENPSLQGSSHAEHEGPSRQLGSQSALPASSVPVEVEEGNGTLMEELDCRGPDPNPSGQENSDKVSTSSGRHLETCPQEPLKAAGTVSNRGGCPKRITTCPDISSQESLAPGTHSQDIPGPALGIACPDADKGRGDAGQSMPFEEPGQPGRVLLEQWRKPISQSQSSEFSFLGCNWDSFQGMVTSLPNGEPTPRHLLSYGCCSKRLSSKPLRAPGLCLSGPWSGREGGKPSACAGHVSTHFGKPSRLWLPCHLKQASGPKHLPPKCPSPVPPVYPDDDGLPFPMDVIQHRLRQIEASYKQEVEQLRRQVRELQLRLDIRHFCAPPAEPPMDYEDDFTCLKESDGSDTEDFCSDHSEECLSEASWEPVDKKETEVTRWVPDHMASHCFNCDCEFWLAKRRHHCRNCGNVFCATCCHLKLPIPDQQLYDPVLVCNSCFDHIQVSRARELMSQHMKKPIATASS; encoded by the exons GTGCCATTCACTGTGTTGCAGGGTGAAGGGGTGGAGTACCTGGGCCATGCCAACGACGCTGTGATCGCCATCTCCAACTACCGCCTGCATATCAAATTCAAGGACTCTGTGATCAAT GTGCCTTTGAGGATGATGGAAAGTGTGGAGTGTCGGGATATGTTCCAGCTTCACATCATCTGCAAAGACTCCAAAGTGATCAG GTGCCATTTCTCCACCTTCAAGCAGTGCCAGGAGTGGCTGAAGAGGCTGACTCGAGCCATTGCCCGCCCTGCCAAGCCTGAGGACCTCTTTGCATTCGCCTACCACGCCTGGTGCTTGGGGGTGTGTGTGGATGAGGAGGATCAACATGCACATCTCTGCCGTCCTG GGGACCACGTGAGGTTCCGCTTTGAGATGGAGCTGGCGAGGATGGGCTTCGACCTGCAGAACGCCTGGCGTGTCTCTGACATCAACAACAACTACAA actttGTTCCAGTTATCCCCAGAAGCTGCTGGTCCCTGTCTGGATCACTGACAAGGAGCTGGAGAATGTGGCTTCATTCAGGTCATGGAAGAGGATCCCTGTGGTGGTGTACAG acaCGTGCGCAACGGGGCGGTGATCGCGCGCTGCAGCCAGCCCGAGATCAGCTGGTGGGGCTGGCGGAACGCCGACGACGAGTACCTGGTGACATCCATTGCCAAAGCCTGTGCCTTGAACCCCGGCGCCAGGGCGGCGGGCACCGCACCGCAGGCTGGGAGCAGCGACGGCAGCGAGCCCTGCGACGCCGACTTCG ACTCGTCCTTGACAGCGTGTTCAGGCGTGGAGAATGCAGGGACCCCTCAGAAGCTGCTGATCCTCGATGCCAGGTCCTACACGGCAGCCGTGGCCAACAGGGCCAAGGGAGGCGGCTGCGAATGCGAAG AGTATTATCCCAACTGTGAAGTCGTGTTCATGGGCATGGCCAACATCCACTCCATCCGGAACAGCTTCCAGTATCTGCGTGCTGTCTGCAGTCAGGTGCCAGACCCCAGCAA cTGGCTTTCAGCCCTGGAGAGCACCAAGTGGCTGCAGCATCTGTCAGTCATGCtgaaggcagcagtgctggtctCCAGTGCCGTGGACAGGGAAGGGCGTCCGGTGCTGGTTCACTGCTCCGATGGCTGGGACAGGACCCCGCAGATTGTGGCGCTGGCAAAGATTCTCCTGGACCCTTACTACAGGACCATGGAG GGCTTCCAGGTGCTCGTTGAATCGGACTGGCTGGACTTTGGTCACAAGTTTGGGGATCGCTGTGGACACCAGGAAAAGGTGGAGGATCAGAACGAGCAGTGCCCAGTTTTTCTCCAGTGGCTGGATGCTGTTCATCAGCTTTTGAAGCAATTTCCCTGCCTCTTCGAATTTAATGAAGCTTTTCTG GTGAAGCTGGTGCAGCACACGTACTCCTGCCTCTACGGGACCTTCCTGGGGAACAGCCCCTGCGAGCGTGAGATGCACAACATCTACAAGCGCACGTGCTCCGTGTGGTCCCTGCTGCGGGCTGGCAACAAGAACTTCCACAACCTGCTCTACATGCCCGGATCCGAGCAG GTGCTGCATCCCGTGTGCCACGTGCGCGCCCTGCACCTCTGGACAGCCGTGTACCTCCCGGCCTCCTCGCCACATCCTCTGGGACAGGAGGACATGGACATCTACATGCCCCCCGGATCTCAGAGCCAGGACTTCAGTGGCAGGTGTTTGGACAG ATTACCAAAGACAAGATCTATGGATGACCTGCTCTCAGCCTGTGACTCCAGCAGCCCTCTGACCCGCACATCCAGTGACCCCAACCTGAACAACCACTGTCAGGAGGTGCGGGTGGGCTTGGAAGCCCGGCATGCCAACACTGAAGGAGGTGAAGGTGCTGCAGTGACCACAggagaggcacagcccagggaggaggaggaggaggaggagaacccttccctgcaaggcagcagcCATGCTGAGCATGAAGGACCGAGCAGGCAGCTGGGTAGCCAGtctgctctgccagccagcagtgtccctgtggaGGTGGAAGAGGGAAATGGAACACTCATGGAGGAACTGGATTGCAGAGGTCCAGATCCTAATCCTTCTGGACAGGAAAACAGTGACAAGGTTTCCACCAGTTCTGGAAGGCATTTGGAAACCTGTCCTCAGGAACCTTTGAAGGCTGCTGGCACTGTGTCCAACAGAGGAGGCTGTCCTAAAAGAATCACCACCTGCCCAGACATTTCCAGCCAGGAGTCCCTGGCACCAGGCACCCATTCTCAGGACAtcccaggccctgccctgggtaTCGCATGCCCAGATGCAGACAAGGGCAGAGGTGATGCTGGCCAGAGCATGCCCTTCGAGGAACCTGGCCAGCCGGGGAGGGTCCTGCTGGAGCAATGGCGCAAGCCCATTTCCCAGAGCCAAAGCAGCGAGTTCTCCTTCCTGGGGTGCAATTGGGACAGTTTTCAAGGCATGGTGACATCGCTCCCCAACGGGGAGCCCACCCCCAGACACCTCCTCTCCTATGGCTGCTGCAGCAAGAGGCTGAGCAGCAAACCCCTGCGGGCCCCAGGCCTGTGCCTCAGTGGGCCATGGTCTGGCAGGGAAGGTGGGAAGCCCTCGGCCTGTGCCGGCCATGTGAGCACACATTTCGGGAAGCCCAGCCGTTTGTGGCTGCCCTGTCACCTGAAACAAGCCTCTGGTCCCAAGCACCTGCCGCCAAAATGTCCCTCTCCCGTGCCTCCTGTGTACCCGGATGACGACGGGCTGCCCTTCCCCATGGATGTGATCCAGCACCGGCTGCGGCAGATCGAGGCCAGCTacaagcaggaggtggagcagCTGCGCCGGCAGGTGCGGGAGCTGCAGCTGCGCCTGGACATTCGCCACTTCTGCGCCCCTCCGGCCGAGCCCCCCATGGACTACGAGGATGATTTT ACGTGTCTTAAAGAATCAGACGGCAGTGACACGGAGGATTTCTGTTCGGACCACAGTGAGGAATGTTTGTCAGAAGCAAGCTGGGAACCTGTGGATAAGAAGGAGACTGAG GTCACGCGGTGGGTCCCAGACCACATGGCCTCACACTGCTTCAACTGTGACTGTGAGTTCTGGCTGGCCAAACGGAGGCACCACTGCAG GAACTGTGGGAATGTGTTCTGTGCTACCTGCTGCCATCTGAAGCTGCCCATCCCTGATCAGCAGTTGTACGACCCTGTCCTTGTTTGTAACTCCTGTTTTGACCATATCCAAGTGTCTCGTGCCAGGGAGCTCATGAGCCAACATATGAAGAAACCCATTGCCACAGCTTCCAGCTGA
- the MTMR4 gene encoding myotubularin-related protein 4 isoform X2, which translates to MGEEGPPSLEYIQAKDLFPPKELIKEEESLQVPFTVLQGEGVEYLGHANDAVIAISNYRLHIKFKDSVINVPLRMMESVECRDMFQLHIICKDSKVIRCHFSTFKQCQEWLKRLTRAIARPAKPEDLFAFAYHAWCLGVCVDEEDQHAHLCRPGDHVRFRFEMELARMGFDLQNAWRVSDINNNYKLCSSYPQKLLVPVWITDKELENVASFRSWKRIPVVVYRHVRNGAVIARCSQPEISWWGWRNADDEYLVTSIAKACALNPGARAAGTAPQAGSSDGSEPCDADFDSSLTACSGVENAGTPQKLLILDARSYTAAVANRAKGGGCECEEYYPNCEVVFMGMANIHSIRNSFQYLRAVCSQVPDPSNWLSALESTKWLQHLSVMLKAAVLVSSAVDREGRPVLVHCSDGWDRTPQIVALAKILLDPYYRTMEGFQVLVESDWLDFGHKFGDRCGHQEKVEDQNEQCPVFLQWLDAVHQLLKQFPCLFEFNEAFLVKLVQHTYSCLYGTFLGNSPCEREMHNIYKRTCSVWSLLRAGNKNFHNLLYMPGSEQVLHPVCHVRALHLWTAVYLPASSPHPLGQEDMDIYMPPGSQSQDFSGRCLDRLPKTRSMDDLLSACDSSSPLTRTSSDPNLNNHCQEVRVGLEARHANTEGGEGAAVTTGEAQPREEEEEEENPSLQGSSHAEHEGPSRQLGSQSALPASSVPVEVEEGNGTLMEELDCRGPDPNPSGQENSDKVSTSSGRHLETCPQEPLKAAGTVSNRGGCPKRITTCPDISSQESLAPGTHSQDIPGPALGIACPDADKGRGDAGQSMPFEEPGQPGRVLLEQWRKPISQSQSSEFSFLGCNWDSFQGMVTSLPNGEPTPRHLLSYGCCSKRLSSKPLRAPGLCLSGPWSGREGGKPSACAGHVSTHFGKPSRLWLPCHLKQASGPKHLPPKCPSPVPPVYPDDDGLPFPMDVIQHRLRQIEASYKQEVEQLRRQVRELQLRLDIRHFCAPPAEPPMDYEDDFTCLKESDGSDTEDFCSDHSEECLSEASWEPVDKKETEVTRWVPDHMASHCFNCDCEFWLAKRRHHCRNCGNVFCATCCHLKLPIPDQQLYDPVLVCNSCFDHIQVSRARELMSQHMKKPIATASS; encoded by the exons GTGCCATTCACTGTGTTGCAGGGTGAAGGGGTGGAGTACCTGGGCCATGCCAACGACGCTGTGATCGCCATCTCCAACTACCGCCTGCATATCAAATTCAAGGACTCTGTGATCAAT GTGCCTTTGAGGATGATGGAAAGTGTGGAGTGTCGGGATATGTTCCAGCTTCACATCATCTGCAAAGACTCCAAAGTGATCAG GTGCCATTTCTCCACCTTCAAGCAGTGCCAGGAGTGGCTGAAGAGGCTGACTCGAGCCATTGCCCGCCCTGCCAAGCCTGAGGACCTCTTTGCATTCGCCTACCACGCCTGGTGCTTGGGGGTGTGTGTGGATGAGGAGGATCAACATGCACATCTCTGCCGTCCTG GGGACCACGTGAGGTTCCGCTTTGAGATGGAGCTGGCGAGGATGGGCTTCGACCTGCAGAACGCCTGGCGTGTCTCTGACATCAACAACAACTACAA actttGTTCCAGTTATCCCCAGAAGCTGCTGGTCCCTGTCTGGATCACTGACAAGGAGCTGGAGAATGTGGCTTCATTCAGGTCATGGAAGAGGATCCCTGTGGTGGTGTACAG acaCGTGCGCAACGGGGCGGTGATCGCGCGCTGCAGCCAGCCCGAGATCAGCTGGTGGGGCTGGCGGAACGCCGACGACGAGTACCTGGTGACATCCATTGCCAAAGCCTGTGCCTTGAACCCCGGCGCCAGGGCGGCGGGCACCGCACCGCAGGCTGGGAGCAGCGACGGCAGCGAGCCCTGCGACGCCGACTTCG ACTCGTCCTTGACAGCGTGTTCAGGCGTGGAGAATGCAGGGACCCCTCAGAAGCTGCTGATCCTCGATGCCAGGTCCTACACGGCAGCCGTGGCCAACAGGGCCAAGGGAGGCGGCTGCGAATGCGAAG AGTATTATCCCAACTGTGAAGTCGTGTTCATGGGCATGGCCAACATCCACTCCATCCGGAACAGCTTCCAGTATCTGCGTGCTGTCTGCAGTCAGGTGCCAGACCCCAGCAA cTGGCTTTCAGCCCTGGAGAGCACCAAGTGGCTGCAGCATCTGTCAGTCATGCtgaaggcagcagtgctggtctCCAGTGCCGTGGACAGGGAAGGGCGTCCGGTGCTGGTTCACTGCTCCGATGGCTGGGACAGGACCCCGCAGATTGTGGCGCTGGCAAAGATTCTCCTGGACCCTTACTACAGGACCATGGAG GGCTTCCAGGTGCTCGTTGAATCGGACTGGCTGGACTTTGGTCACAAGTTTGGGGATCGCTGTGGACACCAGGAAAAGGTGGAGGATCAGAACGAGCAGTGCCCAGTTTTTCTCCAGTGGCTGGATGCTGTTCATCAGCTTTTGAAGCAATTTCCCTGCCTCTTCGAATTTAATGAAGCTTTTCTG GTGAAGCTGGTGCAGCACACGTACTCCTGCCTCTACGGGACCTTCCTGGGGAACAGCCCCTGCGAGCGTGAGATGCACAACATCTACAAGCGCACGTGCTCCGTGTGGTCCCTGCTGCGGGCTGGCAACAAGAACTTCCACAACCTGCTCTACATGCCCGGATCCGAGCAG GTGCTGCATCCCGTGTGCCACGTGCGCGCCCTGCACCTCTGGACAGCCGTGTACCTCCCGGCCTCCTCGCCACATCCTCTGGGACAGGAGGACATGGACATCTACATGCCCCCCGGATCTCAGAGCCAGGACTTCAGTGGCAGGTGTTTGGACAG ATTACCAAAGACAAGATCTATGGATGACCTGCTCTCAGCCTGTGACTCCAGCAGCCCTCTGACCCGCACATCCAGTGACCCCAACCTGAACAACCACTGTCAGGAGGTGCGGGTGGGCTTGGAAGCCCGGCATGCCAACACTGAAGGAGGTGAAGGTGCTGCAGTGACCACAggagaggcacagcccagggaggaggaggaggaggaggagaacccttccctgcaaggcagcagcCATGCTGAGCATGAAGGACCGAGCAGGCAGCTGGGTAGCCAGtctgctctgccagccagcagtgtccctgtggaGGTGGAAGAGGGAAATGGAACACTCATGGAGGAACTGGATTGCAGAGGTCCAGATCCTAATCCTTCTGGACAGGAAAACAGTGACAAGGTTTCCACCAGTTCTGGAAGGCATTTGGAAACCTGTCCTCAGGAACCTTTGAAGGCTGCTGGCACTGTGTCCAACAGAGGAGGCTGTCCTAAAAGAATCACCACCTGCCCAGACATTTCCAGCCAGGAGTCCCTGGCACCAGGCACCCATTCTCAGGACAtcccaggccctgccctgggtaTCGCATGCCCAGATGCAGACAAGGGCAGAGGTGATGCTGGCCAGAGCATGCCCTTCGAGGAACCTGGCCAGCCGGGGAGGGTCCTGCTGGAGCAATGGCGCAAGCCCATTTCCCAGAGCCAAAGCAGCGAGTTCTCCTTCCTGGGGTGCAATTGGGACAGTTTTCAAGGCATGGTGACATCGCTCCCCAACGGGGAGCCCACCCCCAGACACCTCCTCTCCTATGGCTGCTGCAGCAAGAGGCTGAGCAGCAAACCCCTGCGGGCCCCAGGCCTGTGCCTCAGTGGGCCATGGTCTGGCAGGGAAGGTGGGAAGCCCTCGGCCTGTGCCGGCCATGTGAGCACACATTTCGGGAAGCCCAGCCGTTTGTGGCTGCCCTGTCACCTGAAACAAGCCTCTGGTCCCAAGCACCTGCCGCCAAAATGTCCCTCTCCCGTGCCTCCTGTGTACCCGGATGACGACGGGCTGCCCTTCCCCATGGATGTGATCCAGCACCGGCTGCGGCAGATCGAGGCCAGCTacaagcaggaggtggagcagCTGCGCCGGCAGGTGCGGGAGCTGCAGCTGCGCCTGGACATTCGCCACTTCTGCGCCCCTCCGGCCGAGCCCCCCATGGACTACGAGGATGATTTT ACGTGTCTTAAAGAATCAGACGGCAGTGACACGGAGGATTTCTGTTCGGACCACAGTGAGGAATGTTTGTCAGAAGCAAGCTGGGAACCTGTGGATAAGAAGGAGACTGAG GTCACGCGGTGGGTCCCAGACCACATGGCCTCACACTGCTTCAACTGTGACTGTGAGTTCTGGCTGGCCAAACGGAGGCACCACTGCAG GAACTGTGGGAATGTGTTCTGTGCTACCTGCTGCCATCTGAAGCTGCCCATCCCTGATCAGCAGTTGTACGACCCTGTCCTTGTTTGTAACTCCTGTTTTGACCATATCCAAGTGTCTCGTGCCAGGGAGCTCATGAGCCAACATATGAAGAAACCCATTGCCACAGCTTCCAGCTGA